A genomic region of Sulfobacillus acidophilus DSM 10332 contains the following coding sequences:
- a CDS encoding DNA-3-methyladenine glycosylase II (PFAM: HhH-GPD superfamily base excision DNA repair protein~COGs: COG0122 3-methyladenine DNA glycosylase/8-oxoguanine DNA glycosylase~InterPro IPR003265~KEGG: bbe:BBR47_09260 DNA-3-methyladenine glycosylase II~PFAM: HhH-GPD domain~PRIAM: DNA-3-methyladenine glycosylase II~SMART: HhH-GPD domain~SPTR: Putative DNA-3-methyladenine glycosylase II) — MREAIEVRAPYDFRRMLTRIQSRPTSLTWVDMTAGQWARVLYVEGEPVPVRVSFSGTVEKPRLLVESPIVGNRQALILAEVRRLLSVEVPLEPFLAQAALRPEWITVLSRWAGYRVILDGDPFESLVRTVIGQQIHVAVAAKLVDRLVVRAGRRITFEDISLGVFPRADTLRHWSSEEWTALGFSAPKARYLTTLAAVAADEGWNGKTFQEMSDDAVMKRLLPLPGIGRWTAECFLIFGLGRLDVVPAGDLGLQRALQRLYGWSQKPSESEVREVLAPFQPWRSLATLYLWQSLLP, encoded by the coding sequence ATGCGGGAAGCTATCGAGGTGCGCGCCCCTTACGACTTTCGCCGGATGCTGACGCGCATCCAATCCCGGCCGACTTCCCTCACTTGGGTCGATATGACGGCGGGACAGTGGGCCCGGGTGCTTTATGTTGAAGGCGAACCGGTTCCGGTGCGCGTCAGCTTTTCCGGTACCGTGGAAAAGCCGCGACTCTTGGTCGAGTCTCCGATTGTCGGCAATCGGCAGGCGCTCATATTGGCCGAGGTCCGTCGGCTTTTGTCGGTCGAGGTCCCGTTAGAGCCTTTTCTGGCCCAAGCGGCTTTAAGGCCGGAGTGGATTACCGTGTTGAGTCGGTGGGCCGGATACCGCGTGATTCTTGACGGGGATCCCTTCGAATCCCTCGTGCGGACCGTCATCGGTCAGCAGATTCACGTGGCGGTCGCCGCCAAACTGGTCGATCGGTTGGTCGTCCGGGCCGGTCGACGTATCACGTTTGAGGACATTTCTTTGGGGGTGTTTCCGCGGGCGGACACCCTCCGGCACTGGTCTTCCGAGGAATGGACGGCTCTCGGGTTTAGTGCCCCAAAAGCCCGCTATCTCACGACATTGGCCGCGGTAGCGGCGGACGAAGGGTGGAACGGGAAGACGTTTCAGGAGATGTCGGATGACGCGGTGATGAAACGGCTATTGCCGTTGCCGGGGATTGGACGTTGGACCGCGGAATGCTTTTTGATTTTTGGTTTAGGACGCTTGGATGTGGTGCCCGCCGGAGATTTAGGACTCCAGCGGGCCCTTCAGCGTCTTTACGGGTGGTCACAGAAGCCGTCGGAGTCGGAGGTGCGGGAGGTTTTGGCTCCGTTTCAACCGTGGCGTAGTTTGGCCACGCTCTATTTATGGCAAAGTCTTTTGCCGTGA
- a CDS encoding Peroxidase (PFAM: Cytochrome P450~COGs: COG2124 Cytochrome P450~InterPro IPR001128~KEGG: hoh:Hoch_5532 cytochrome P450~PFAM: Cytochrome P450~PRIAM: Peroxidase~SPTR: Cytochrome P450): MATWFGDASWFSHLGLSQAEFMANPYPVYQEWRETHPIWRVADGHYLILDYAAVREVFQDGRFIKGATNGTMPAPAEYRHLPLIEPSMLMSDPPAHTRLRGLVNQVFQPRHLTRLAPYIEATAEALWQKIRAEGGGDFVADFAFPLPALVIAELLGVPKSDQPKFRSWSQRIAKILDPSQSPTARQDGVAARWELLDYFHRLIETKRTQKGNDLLSELIQAEEAGDRLSPGELLSTALLLLVAGHETTTNLLSMGTLALITEEAEEPTDWARAVEELLRFTSPVQIDARMARESLTLGGVEIPEGSRVTLVIGSANHDPAVFSRPDGLWWDRPTNPHMAFGRGIHFCLGAGLARLEAGIGFPLVWGSEKPRLAGLPVWNSNIVLRGLSTLPIRL, translated from the coding sequence ATGGCAACCTGGTTTGGGGATGCGTCTTGGTTTAGCCACCTAGGTCTCTCCCAAGCGGAATTTATGGCCAATCCCTATCCGGTCTACCAAGAATGGCGGGAAACGCATCCCATATGGCGGGTAGCCGACGGGCATTATCTGATATTGGATTATGCGGCCGTTCGAGAAGTCTTTCAAGATGGCCGTTTTATAAAAGGCGCGACGAACGGTACGATGCCGGCTCCTGCCGAATATCGGCATTTGCCGTTAATCGAGCCCAGTATGCTCATGTCCGATCCGCCTGCCCATACGAGGCTTCGAGGGCTCGTCAATCAGGTGTTCCAGCCCCGTCATCTGACCCGGCTGGCCCCCTATATCGAAGCGACCGCCGAAGCCTTATGGCAAAAGATCCGGGCGGAGGGCGGCGGGGACTTTGTCGCGGATTTTGCTTTCCCGTTGCCGGCTTTGGTTATTGCGGAGTTGTTGGGCGTGCCGAAAAGCGATCAACCGAAGTTTCGGTCGTGGTCGCAGCGTATTGCAAAAATTTTGGATCCGTCGCAATCCCCCACGGCTCGGCAAGACGGGGTAGCCGCCCGGTGGGAACTGCTCGACTACTTTCACCGGTTAATTGAGACCAAGCGGACGCAAAAGGGCAACGATCTATTGAGCGAACTGATCCAAGCGGAAGAAGCCGGGGACCGATTGAGTCCGGGGGAACTCTTGTCCACGGCGCTGCTCTTGTTGGTGGCCGGGCATGAAACGACCACCAATTTGTTGAGTATGGGTACGTTGGCGCTGATAACCGAAGAGGCCGAAGAACCGACGGATTGGGCCCGTGCCGTAGAAGAGCTTTTACGGTTTACGTCCCCGGTTCAGATCGATGCCCGCATGGCACGAGAATCCCTGACGTTAGGAGGCGTGGAAATCCCGGAGGGATCCCGGGTGACGTTGGTGATCGGTTCGGCCAATCATGATCCGGCCGTGTTTTCGCGTCCGGACGGGCTCTGGTGGGATCGGCCGACGAATCCCCACATGGCCTTCGGTCGCGGCATTCACTTTTGTTTGGGGGCCGGTCTCGCCCGGCTGGAGGCCGGAATCGGCTTTCCTTTGGTTTGGGGATCAGAAAAGCCCCGATTGGCGGGGTTGCCGGTCTGGAATTCCAATATCGTGTTACGCGGGTTAAGCACTCTGCCGATCCGTCTCTAA
- a CDS encoding hypothetical protein (PFAM: BNR/Asp-box repeat~SPTR: Putative glycosyl hydrolase, BNR repeat), whose amino-acid sequence MGKWRRLWPLMALIALGTLGGVGGSPPSPAIRPAITFIGGSRQSNSIFSTLGMSPTGALLYADQNVLGLYQKRRWQWLTFPAPDLITHIVWTSSRRAFLFLQRVGPRNTSFWLYETVDDGRHWRRWARLSSTEADPWLSDTIIPVAHHLVAVNSLNATFQLSQKDAQMSPNGIHWSPIPHLPSPFIPTAAVAGPDHVLWLAGLWGAQHGAVLAWTPHHVHLLLQAPLPLTGLAWQDGQLVAVGGQPGGNIRFGLPGSQVVYLSTDDGRHWRLMRQAQQAHNLTAVWIANTGVLYATEGQVPPGGNGPGFCCLLVSHDGGQTWHPIDQGIISSLAFETKDKLATVTNGVLLLSSDGGRHWNPAFPADLPVLWAYFSGSPLTHGWAEINTGEVNRLVHTAGRHHAWGIGPSIGETTPLSWFSQGIGILQSPSGSLERIDPTGRLQIITPLASSVSTGPVSFISPSQGWAVIQLPGPRAKKGPPIQWLMATRNGGRHWIRVETVPYLTTLVMINSREGYGVGFSAWYHTDNGGMTWTRYPLPPNLFVSALAWNPNGSLWMAATRSQGSPVILIARGHTLTITPVPRVITGLGFVNRQNGWAVTDRGLYVTPDGGRRWIFQPLRFSTLNGLT is encoded by the coding sequence ATGGGAAAATGGCGACGCCTATGGCCCTTGATGGCCCTCATCGCACTCGGTACACTCGGAGGTGTCGGCGGATCCCCGCCATCCCCGGCAATCCGGCCGGCCATCACGTTCATAGGGGGAAGTCGGCAATCTAATAGCATCTTCTCGACTCTTGGGATGTCTCCTACCGGCGCATTACTCTACGCGGATCAAAATGTCCTCGGATTATACCAAAAACGCCGGTGGCAATGGTTGACGTTCCCCGCCCCGGATCTCATCACCCACATCGTATGGACATCATCCCGCCGTGCGTTCCTTTTCCTGCAACGGGTGGGGCCACGTAATACAAGTTTTTGGCTATATGAGACCGTTGATGACGGCCGCCATTGGCGTCGTTGGGCCCGCTTATCTTCCACCGAAGCGGATCCCTGGCTGAGTGACACGATTATCCCCGTCGCCCATCACCTGGTGGCGGTGAACTCTTTAAATGCCACCTTTCAATTGAGCCAAAAAGACGCACAAATGAGTCCTAACGGCATCCATTGGAGCCCCATCCCCCATTTACCGTCCCCTTTTATCCCCACCGCGGCGGTCGCCGGTCCGGACCATGTCCTCTGGCTAGCCGGGCTCTGGGGAGCTCAACACGGGGCCGTCCTTGCCTGGACCCCCCATCACGTCCACCTCCTTCTCCAGGCTCCTCTCCCCTTAACCGGACTCGCTTGGCAAGACGGTCAACTGGTAGCCGTCGGTGGACAACCCGGTGGCAACATCCGGTTCGGTTTACCCGGCAGTCAAGTGGTCTATCTCAGTACCGACGACGGTCGTCATTGGCGGTTAATGCGGCAGGCTCAACAAGCCCATAACTTGACCGCCGTGTGGATCGCCAATACGGGTGTCCTCTATGCGACCGAAGGACAGGTGCCGCCGGGCGGAAATGGCCCAGGCTTTTGCTGTCTTTTGGTCAGTCATGACGGCGGCCAAACCTGGCACCCTATCGACCAAGGCATCATCAGCAGTCTGGCTTTCGAAACGAAAGACAAACTGGCTACCGTGACCAATGGCGTTCTCCTTTTATCGTCTGATGGCGGGAGGCATTGGAACCCCGCTTTTCCTGCCGATTTACCCGTGCTGTGGGCTTATTTTTCGGGCTCTCCACTCACCCACGGATGGGCGGAAATCAATACCGGTGAGGTTAATCGTCTTGTCCATACGGCCGGTCGGCATCATGCATGGGGAATCGGCCCGTCAATCGGTGAAACCACCCCCCTCAGTTGGTTTTCCCAGGGAATCGGCATTTTACAAAGCCCGAGCGGATCTCTGGAACGCATCGATCCGACCGGTCGGTTGCAGATCATTACGCCTCTCGCATCGTCTGTCAGCACGGGTCCTGTCAGTTTTATCTCGCCGTCCCAGGGCTGGGCCGTGATCCAACTTCCCGGCCCTAGGGCCAAAAAAGGTCCCCCCATCCAATGGTTAATGGCCACCCGGAACGGCGGCCGCCATTGGATTCGGGTAGAAACCGTCCCATACCTCACCACCCTGGTCATGATAAATTCTCGTGAAGGTTATGGCGTGGGTTTTTCGGCCTGGTACCACACGGATAACGGCGGCATGACATGGACACGTTATCCGCTTCCCCCCAACCTCTTTGTCAGTGCTTTGGCCTGGAACCCGAACGGCAGCCTTTGGATGGCTGCCACCCGCAGTCAAGGGAGCCCGGTCATTTTGATCGCACGGGGTCACACCCTTACCATCACACCCGTTCCCCGGGTCATTACCGGGCTCGGTTTTGTCAATCGCCAAAACGGGTGGGCGGTCACCGACCGCGGGTTATACGTCACCCCGGATGGTGGCCGCCGTTGGATCTTTCAACCGCTACGTTTTTCTACATTAAATGGCTTAACCTAA
- a CDS encoding Abi family protein (PFAM: Abi-like protein~COGs: COG4823 Abortive infection bacteriophage resistance protein~InterPro IPR011664~KEGG: clj:CLJU_c32730 AbiF-like protein~PFAM: Abortive infection bacteriophage resistance related~SPTR: Abi family protein;~manually curated), translated as MDRKAPPHKEPKTFTEQLEILKARNIVIKNDERAIDALRHINYYRLSGYMLPFKQSKENVYDEGTSLERILRIYDFDHRLRNLLLSLLEHIEISARTSIAYHLAHKHGPLCYENHKLFINLDRHQKLLEAIEKSIKDARAGHEPFIIHHDNRYDGKLPIWSLVEVLSFGTLSKLYANLANEDKKIISKTYFGIPPLYFESWLRNLSYIRNICAHHSRIYHHPLTHQPKLYADDKMYNGIFASILIAGVLCPRDRDWVAFRGGLESLVEEYEDSIDLNHIKFPPDWKDVLYGTISKRRQSAAESRKEHRKSSRSSPL; from the coding sequence ATGGACAGGAAAGCGCCTCCTCATAAGGAGCCAAAGACCTTCACAGAACAACTCGAAATCTTGAAAGCCCGGAATATCGTGATAAAAAACGACGAACGAGCCATAGACGCACTCCGCCATATAAACTACTACAGGCTATCCGGTTACATGCTTCCCTTCAAACAGTCAAAAGAGAACGTATACGACGAAGGGACCTCTTTAGAACGCATTCTGCGCATTTATGATTTCGACCATCGACTTCGAAACCTCCTATTGAGCCTACTCGAACACATCGAAATTTCTGCAAGAACCAGCATAGCGTATCATTTGGCTCATAAACATGGTCCCTTATGTTATGAAAACCATAAGCTGTTCATAAATCTGGACCGACATCAAAAACTACTTGAAGCGATAGAAAAATCAATCAAGGACGCTCGTGCTGGCCACGAACCTTTCATCATCCACCACGACAACCGATATGACGGCAAATTGCCAATTTGGTCTTTGGTTGAGGTATTGTCCTTTGGAACTTTATCAAAGCTCTATGCGAACCTTGCAAATGAGGACAAGAAAATTATCTCAAAGACCTACTTTGGCATCCCGCCTCTTTACTTTGAAAGTTGGTTAAGAAACTTGTCCTATATACGGAATATTTGCGCCCATCATTCCCGCATCTACCATCATCCACTTACCCATCAACCGAAACTCTACGCCGACGACAAAATGTACAACGGCATTTTCGCTTCTATATTGATTGCGGGTGTACTATGTCCACGTGATCGTGACTGGGTTGCCTTTCGGGGTGGACTGGAATCCCTGGTTGAGGAATACGAGGATTCAATTGATTTAAATCACATCAAGTTTCCGCCGGATTGGAAAGACGTCCTCTACGGAACAATTTCCAAGCGTCGCCAAAGTGCAGCAGAAAGTCGAAAAGAACATCGTAAGAGCAGCCGGTCAAGTCCCTTATAG
- a CDS encoding Pyrrolo-quinoline quinone repeat-containing protein (PFAM: PQQ enzyme repeat~COGs: COG1520 FOG: WD40-like repeat~InterPro IPR002372:IPR018391~KEGG: sto:ST2470 hypothetical protein~PFAM: Pyrrolo-quinoline quinone repeat~SMART: Pyrrolo-quinoline quinone beta-propeller repeat~SPTR: Putative uncharacterized protein), giving the protein MRRTMLASAGILGMVSLMAVTGVSAMSPQPTDPSVAMMAQMAERNFPSGTQAVVLVAGNAPPADWMAASALAAHLNGPVLATPNPAQLGPTVNEALSQMAIPAVSQTTQPFQPPAGKPAVYAIGLTSIAVATLQAEGYTVTALNNLAPNALLKAVNQWVAPPVPSQMAGFPSSWTSYAGGPTHNAVFPAPPGAPLWETAGVHWQTPEMAAVPFSANYPDLLNLGERSAPVKMTQDLGNAVGVTAVNGIIYAESDDYHLYAMDARTGQVLWTAGPTVNALMGNPLVADGLVFVSAGDTGFPFSQLLKYDLSGGTAPLVRGLGYAALYAFNAQTGRLVWRQDFHGNAMATPIVVGNTVYQPTGGGNLWAMSATTGHVLWKTNLGGFDSMSSPNYWYNPETHAGEVIVGTSDANHVVAVNAATGQIIWTQPTNLAIFNTGMGDNSPTVDPQNGIVIQDSVVDFNHANGTCNLAVYAMNAATGQMLWSTDLGRGAAPPAYKAGVAMVANGVVYVGSPVTSTFYALNESTGQVLWSFAIPKAGPAGAGRGNAVLADGVLWLAAGPSIYALNPATGQEISQYTPGGRFGIVNPVIVGHTMYLDNSYDWVQAIPLTLIDPHLG; this is encoded by the coding sequence ATGAGACGGACGATGCTGGCATCGGCCGGAATTCTAGGGATGGTTTCTTTAATGGCGGTAACCGGAGTCAGTGCCATGTCTCCTCAGCCCACCGATCCGTCGGTTGCGATGATGGCCCAGATGGCGGAGCGTAATTTTCCGAGCGGCACGCAAGCGGTGGTATTGGTAGCCGGGAATGCTCCGCCGGCGGATTGGATGGCGGCTTCGGCATTAGCGGCCCACTTGAACGGGCCGGTGTTGGCGACGCCCAATCCGGCCCAATTGGGCCCCACGGTGAATGAAGCCTTGAGCCAAATGGCGATTCCCGCCGTGTCGCAAACCACCCAGCCGTTTCAACCCCCCGCCGGGAAGCCGGCGGTGTACGCGATTGGATTGACTTCGATCGCGGTGGCGACGCTTCAGGCGGAAGGCTATACGGTTACCGCTCTGAACAATCTGGCACCCAATGCCTTACTCAAAGCGGTAAACCAATGGGTGGCCCCGCCGGTGCCGAGCCAAATGGCGGGCTTTCCGTCCAGCTGGACGAGCTATGCCGGAGGACCTACCCATAATGCGGTGTTTCCGGCACCGCCGGGTGCCCCTCTTTGGGAAACGGCCGGCGTCCATTGGCAAACTCCCGAAATGGCGGCGGTTCCCTTTAGTGCCAACTATCCTGATCTTTTGAATTTGGGAGAACGGTCGGCACCGGTCAAGATGACCCAGGACTTGGGCAACGCGGTCGGTGTGACGGCAGTCAACGGTATCATCTATGCGGAATCGGACGACTATCATTTATACGCCATGGATGCCCGCACCGGACAAGTGTTGTGGACGGCAGGACCGACCGTTAATGCGCTTATGGGTAACCCGCTGGTGGCGGACGGATTGGTATTTGTCTCTGCCGGGGATACCGGGTTTCCCTTTTCCCAACTACTAAAGTACGATTTGTCGGGGGGCACGGCGCCCTTGGTTCGAGGGTTAGGCTATGCCGCACTGTATGCCTTTAATGCTCAAACCGGCCGGTTGGTCTGGCGCCAGGACTTTCATGGTAATGCCATGGCCACCCCTATCGTCGTCGGCAACACCGTCTATCAACCTACCGGTGGCGGTAACCTATGGGCCATGTCGGCGACCACGGGCCACGTCTTGTGGAAAACCAACCTGGGCGGGTTTGACAGTATGTCGTCACCCAACTACTGGTACAATCCCGAAACCCACGCCGGGGAAGTCATCGTAGGCACCTCGGATGCCAACCATGTGGTGGCCGTAAACGCGGCCACCGGGCAGATTATATGGACCCAGCCGACCAATTTGGCGATCTTTAATACCGGCATGGGAGATAATTCGCCGACGGTCGATCCCCAAAACGGCATCGTGATTCAAGATTCCGTGGTCGACTTCAACCATGCCAACGGGACGTGTAATTTAGCGGTGTACGCCATGAACGCGGCCACCGGCCAAATGCTATGGTCTACCGATCTCGGCCGGGGGGCTGCCCCGCCAGCCTATAAAGCCGGGGTGGCGATGGTGGCCAACGGGGTCGTCTATGTGGGGAGCCCGGTCACCTCGACCTTTTACGCCCTCAATGAATCTACCGGTCAGGTACTCTGGAGCTTTGCCATTCCCAAAGCCGGGCCGGCGGGGGCAGGTCGTGGCAATGCCGTCCTGGCGGACGGGGTCCTTTGGTTGGCGGCCGGTCCCAGTATCTATGCGTTAAATCCTGCCACGGGGCAAGAAATCAGCCAATACACGCCTGGTGGGCGATTCGGCATCGTCAATCCGGTCATTGTGGGCCACACGATGTACCTCGACAACTCCTACGATTGGGTGCAAGCGATTCCGCTCACCCTCATCGATCCGCATTTAGGTTAA
- a CDS encoding transcriptional regulator, LuxR family (PFAM: Bacterial regulatory proteins, luxR family~COGs: COG2197 Response regulator containing a CheY-like receiver domain and an HTH DNA-binding domain~InterPro IPR000792~KEGG: bts:Btus_2477 transcriptional regulator, LuxR family~PFAM: Transcription regulator LuxR, C-terminal~SMART: Transcription regulator LuxR, C-terminal~SPTR: Transcriptional regulator, LuxR family), whose amino-acid sequence MELSLYRPFGVSISVFRLVLPVLCFIAVISHPHFAFWAVTIGVVTFIDALTQWRWGKTPDDPHVLRHWTWRDAGYALWFYLAYLKDAQVPALLLAPLVIMEAYFAYPRRFTLWFMAIEGILLGIRMSVMAWLGHPLIHPGWPIGIILATGIACLLAGTIQERHHALVKSARVQQHARWVVSSILHHTGQLTGIGELLALSQRWEHLVTTEPELPDPRLCQELAQQLAGLILMVERQQQLLTERERDVLQLIQKGLSYREIATRLRVSDGTVRAHAGNLMRKANVHTRQELVDWAQSHYLLPKPLDTERRT is encoded by the coding sequence GTGGAGTTGTCCCTTTATCGTCCGTTCGGGGTATCCATCTCTGTCTTTCGCCTAGTTCTCCCCGTCCTATGTTTCATCGCCGTCATCAGTCACCCTCATTTCGCCTTTTGGGCGGTAACCATTGGGGTCGTCACTTTTATCGACGCCTTGACCCAATGGCGCTGGGGCAAAACCCCGGACGACCCCCATGTGCTCCGGCATTGGACATGGCGGGATGCCGGGTATGCGCTATGGTTTTATCTCGCCTATTTGAAAGATGCTCAGGTACCCGCTTTATTGTTGGCACCTCTGGTCATTATGGAAGCATACTTCGCCTATCCTCGGCGTTTTACCCTTTGGTTCATGGCTATTGAAGGAATTCTCTTGGGCATTCGGATGAGCGTCATGGCTTGGTTGGGTCATCCCTTGATTCATCCCGGATGGCCGATTGGCATCATATTAGCCACCGGGATAGCGTGCCTATTAGCGGGAACAATCCAAGAACGGCATCACGCTCTGGTCAAGTCGGCACGGGTGCAACAGCACGCTCGATGGGTGGTTTCGTCCATTTTACATCACACCGGACAATTAACCGGAATCGGAGAACTCTTGGCCTTATCCCAGAGATGGGAACATCTGGTCACAACGGAACCTGAACTCCCCGATCCGCGCCTATGCCAAGAACTCGCTCAGCAATTGGCCGGATTAATCCTGATGGTCGAGCGACAACAACAACTCTTAACCGAACGCGAACGGGACGTACTGCAGCTGATCCAAAAAGGCTTAAGTTACCGGGAAATTGCCACCCGTTTACGGGTCAGCGACGGCACGGTTCGCGCCCATGCAGGAAATCTGATGCGTAAAGCCAACGTCCACACCCGTCAGGAATTGGTCGACTGGGCACAAAGCCATTATCTACTACCAAAACCGTTAGATACGGAAAGGAGAACTTAG